One genomic window of Haemorhous mexicanus isolate bHaeMex1 chromosome 17, bHaeMex1.pri, whole genome shotgun sequence includes the following:
- the PPL gene encoding periplakin, translating to MHSLFRKRNKGKYSPSVQKKSISSKELTELIERLQKNADQVEKNIVETDSRMQNDLHKIKACQLAQYKELTAQKLSESDKLLYVLDGDAAVARHMKHPQGDMITEDIRQLKERVANLRVKHEQIYNFPLQHLEPQVNWSTVIEEKQDALSSKGFGTDLPLVNSQVEEHNIFHNEVMAIGPHIVKEGSKENMSDFQAKYQKLLAGSQQRQQDLNSLQDYMQRCTNKLYWLDQQAKDRTHYDWSDHNLDYPSRRRQYENFIHRKLEEKEEAINKLHADGDQLLAQNHPGKNAIEAHIEAVHADWKEYLNLLICEESHLKFMEDFHQFQKDTKDAQELLKKVDTDLDQKFSPEFKDRYQLESLLRELDDQEKALDKYEAVVKSLQERSQQVLPLRFRRQPPPQPVPVEALCEYEGEQGQISRGAHYTLHSNSGDLWEVADSAGDTISAPGVCFMIPPPDPEAIALAEQIAKHYVAVREKTNNCKNVLQQRYEGLKADSIGDAASVRGRQLLAGLEKVNSDLDKQEKAITANLRPPLEQSRAVQDSTERSKDLKNITNEVRRIEPEKSRKVQECEAFIESVPNTGSATLVRNKVDNTHKKYERVVQLLSAAQEKVEVATNLERSLQQGRDLLSAYENKLVIDDTVPEDLRVVDRKKEELLAMGSELQSKKFLLSEAEQNLQRTKTCSNTLASKFQEHCPDIERQEAELYKLNQRFNNLSKQIDHRTQTLQKAKSAYSNYRTNYDKVNQFLCNIPNYEPQETDNIQQVEMKLKSQAALLSDIASKEQEVQKVSATAQQYQQAVKDYELEAEKLRSILDLENGRNGYTSKKPRLQSPAAKVKEEEAVLAAKYTEVNAVNKQRLQNLEFAQSLLRQQPEIQVTQDFAQTKKSVRPVEEVWKLKKELEDETQRRQQLEAEIEAIQNNIVHLQNQKPQETVVKKELVKKVPDPQLEESFHRLQQNLAEEQRKNQALQDELEALKIRLRVLEHEKREGGQEYIVKEVLRIEQDKAQAAEILKLKEELEELRRQEGTRESEVILLRQQIAVLSSEKNKEQEKVTEKEVLKLQNDPQLEMEFRMLQETKERESALRQKHEEELSFLQEKLKRLEKERAIAEGKITVKEVLKVEKDLAIEREVNELRRQYEDEKSKGRSNEREKAELLRKIQLLEEENSKVVVQEKVREIVRPDPKAENEVANLRLELVEQERRYRGGDEQLKSCQNELAALKNRGPMVEVKEVIKEVIKYKNDPETEKELQRLREEIIERTGAIERADLEIYQLKQEIQALKDTKPQVQMKEVVQEILQFREDPKTREEVESLRVQLADEQMKHIDLERERLLQEEKVRLKEEELSQVKEKVVQQEVVKYEQDPALKAEVNSFSQSIESELKQIDGLREELRKLQRRRSELERQLEELEKERQARREAELEVQRLRIRLNELEEQERETTERVTVKQKVILQQDPQQEKEHSLLKLELEEEKHRRQVLQTELEALRKKLLSLEKMEVKEKVVFSESVQVDKGDTEYEIQKLKSNLEEESRRKRELDADINRLETRLSEVEFNNSKSSKELDLLREENHKLHLEKQNLLMETRRLQSEIELTATEAQDLRNMTHMDSGINLDSRFQALERELEDLKQLSREKDAEIEQLQNRLKTVAIKREQRENHLRRSIVVIDPDTGKEMSPEEAHVFGLIEWSLFVKLKSQECDWEEISIKGPNGESSVILDRKSGREFSIEDALKSGRLTAAQYDSYLNKEMSIQELAVLVSGSNYTALAPL from the exons CATCTCCAGCAAAGAGCTGACCGAGCTCATCGAGCGCCTGCAGAAAAATGCTGACCAGGTGGAGAAGAACATCGTGGAGACCGACTCCCGAATGCAAAAT GACCTGCACAAGATCAAGGCGTGCCAGCTGGCCCAGTACAAGGAGCTGACAGCACAGAAACTCTCCGAGTCTGACAAGCTGCTCTACGTGCTGGACGGGGATGCGGCCGTGGCCCGGCACATGAAGCACCCCCAGGGGGACATGATCACAGAAGA CATCCGGCAGCTGAAGGAGCGCGTGGCAAACCTGCGTGTGAAACACGAGCAGATCTACAACTTCCCCCTGCAGCACCTCGAGCCCCAGGTCAACTGGTCAACGGTGATCGAGGAGAAACAG GATGCGCTGAGCAGCAAAGGCTTTGGGACCGACCTGCCGCTGGTCAACAGCCAAGTAGAAGAGCACAACATCTTCCACAACGAGGTCATGGCCATCGGGCCACACATCGTCAAGGAAGGAAGCAAG GAAAACATGAGTGACTTCCAAGCCAAATACCAGAAGCTGCTG GCCGGCTCCCAGCAGCGGCAGCAGGACCTGAACTCGCTGCAGGATTACATGCAGCGCTGCACCAACAAGCTCTACTGGCTGGATCAGCAGGCCAAGGACAGGACCCATTACGACTGGAGCGACCACAACCTGGACTACCCCAGCCGGCGCCGCCAGTACGAG AACTTCATCCACCGgaagctggaggagaaggaggaggccATCAACAAGCTGCACGCTGATGGGGATCAGCTGCTGGCCCAGAACCACCCCGGGAAGAACGCCATCGAG gctcACATCGAGGCCGTGCACGCTGACTGGAAGGAGTACCTGAACCTGCTCATCTGCGAGGAGAGCCACCTGAAGTTCATGGAGGACTTCCACCAG TTTCAGAAGGACACCAAGGATGCTCAAGAGCTTTTGAAGAAGGTGGATACAGACCTGGACCAAAAATTCAGTCCGGAGTTCAAGGACAGATACCAGCTGGAGTCCCTCCTCCGGGAGCTGGAT GACCAGGAGAAGGCCCTGGACAAGTACGAGGCCGTGGTGAAGTCGCTGCAGGAGCGCAGCCAGCAGGTGCTGCCCCTGCGCTTCCGCCGgcagccgccgccgcagccCGTCCCGGTGGAGGCGCTCTGCGAGTACGAGGGCGAGCAG GGCCAGATCAGCCGCGGAGCCCACTACACGCTGCACAGCAACAGCGGCGACCTTTGGGAAGTGGCCGACAGCGCAGGAGACACCATCAGCGCCCCCGGGGTCTGCTTCATGATCCCGCCGCCCGACCCAGAAGCGAtagccctggcagagca AATTGCCAAGCACTATGTGGCCGTGAGGGAGAAGACCAACAACTGCAAGAACGTTCTCCAGCAGCGCTATGAGGGGCTGAAGGCAGACAGCATCGGAG ATGCTGCATCAGTTCGGGGAcgccagctcctggcagggctggagaaaGTCAACAGTGACCTGGACAAGCAGGAGAAAGCGATAACAGCAAACCTGCGGCCGCCGCTGGAGCAGAGCCGGGCCGTGCAGGACAGCACCGAGCGCTCCAAGGACCTCaag AACATCACCAACGAGGTCCGTCGGATCGAGCCTGAGAAGAGCAGGAAGGTCCAGGAGTGCGAGGCCTTCATCGAGTCCGTGCCCAACACGGGCAGCGCGACCCTGGTGAGGAACAAGGTGGACAACACCCACAAGAAGTACGAGCGCGTGGTGCAGCTGCTCAGCGCCGCCCAGGAGAA AGTTGAGGTGGCCACAAACCTGGAGAGGAGCCTCCAGCAAGGCCGAGACTTGCTGTCAGCCTATGAGAACAAGCTGGTCATAGATGACACGGTACCGGAGGACTTGAGGGTGGTGgacaggaagaaggaagagctgctg GCCATGGGCAGCGAGCTCCAGTCGAAGAAGTTCCTGCTCAGTGAAGCCGAGCAGAACCTGCAGAGGACCAAGACCTGCTCCAACACCCTGGCCAGCAAGTTCCAGGAGCACTGCCCCGACATCGAGCGCCAGGAGGCAGAGCTCTACAAGCTCAACCAGCGCTTCAACAACCTCAGCAAGCAGATTGACCACAG AACACAAACcctgcagaaagcaaaaagtGCCTACTCCAACTACCGCACCAACTACGACAAGGTGAACCAGTTCCTGTGCAACATCCCCAACTACGAGCCCCAGGAGACTGACAACATCCAGCAAGTGGAGATGAAGCTCAAGAGCCAAGCG GCACTGCTCAGTGACATTGCAAGCAAGGAACAGGAGGTGCAGAAGGTCtctgccacagctcagcagtACCAGCAGGCAGTGAAG GACTACGAGCTGGAAGCTGAGAAGCTGCGCTCCATCCTGGACCTGGAGAACGGCCGCAATGGCTACACCAGCAAGAAGCCCAGGCTGCAGTCCCCAGCTGCCAAAGTGAAGGAGGAG GAAGCTGTTCTGGCAGCCAAATACACCGAAGTGAACGCTGTGAAcaagcagaggctgcagaaccTGGAGTTTGCCCAGAGCCTCCTGCGGCAG CAGCCAGAGATTCAGGTGACACAAGACTTTGCCCAGACCAAAAAGTCTGTAAGGCCTGTGGAAGAAGTCTGGAAGCTGAAGAAAGAGCTTGAGGATGAGACTCAGCGTCGGCAACAGCTCGAGGCGGAGATTGAAGCCATTCAGAACAACATTGTCCACCTGCAAAACCAGAAGCCCCAAGAAACCGTGGTGAAGAAAGAACTGGTGAAGAAGGTGCCTGACCCCCAGCTGGAGGAGAGTTTCCACAGACTGCAGCAAAacctggcagaggagcagcgCAAGAACCAGGCGCTCCAGGACGAGCTGGAGGCTCTTAAAATCCGGCTGCGAGTCCTGGAGCACgagaagagggaaggagggcaggagtACATCGTGAAAGAGGTGCTGAGGATTGAACAAGATAAGGCTCAAGCTGCTGAAATCCTGAAGCTCAAAGAGGAACTGGAAGAGCTCAGGAGGCAGGAAGGGACCAGGGAGAGTGAAGTCATCCTCTTACGCCAGCAAATTGCTGTGCTGTCCAGCGAGAAGAACAAAGAGCAGGAGAAGGTGACGGAGAAGGAGGTGCTGAAGCTGCAGAACGATCCCCAGCTGGAGATGGAATTCCGGATGTTGCAGGAGACCAAGGAGAGGGAGAGCGCCCTTCGGCAGAAGCACGAGGAAGAGCTCAGCTTCCTCCAGGAGAAGCTCAAGCGTCTGGAGAAGGAACGGGCCATCGCTGAAGGCAAAATCACCGTCAAGGAGGTGCTGAAGGTGGAGAAAGATTTGGCCATTGAGAGGGAGGTGAACGAGCTCCGGCGCCAGTACGAAGATGAGAAGTCCAAGGGCCGTTCCAATGAGCGGGAaaaggctgagctgctcaggaagatccagctgctggaggaggagaactCCAAGGTGGTTGTTCAGGAGAAAGTGCGTGAGATTGTGCGCCCAGACCCCAAGGCTGAGAATGAAGTTGCCAACCTTCGCTTGGAGCTGGtagagcaggagaggaggtACCGCGGTGGGGATGAACAGCTGAAGAGCTGCCAGAACGAGCTGGCTGCTCTGAAGAACAGAGGGCCCATGGTAGAAGTCAAAGAAGTCATTAAGGAGGTCATTAAGTACAAGAATGATCCAGAAACCGAAAAGGAGCTACAGCGACTCCGGGAGGAAATCATAGAGAGGACCGGAGCTATCGAAAGAGCTGACCTGGAGATCTACCAGCTGAAACAAGAGATACAAGCTTTGAAAGACACCAAACCACAAGTGCAAATGAAGGAAGTTGTTCAAGAAATCCTCCAGTTTCGGGAAGACCCCAAGACTAGAGAGGAGGTAGAGTCGCTGCGAGTGCAGCTGGCAGATGAACAAATGAAGCACATCGACCTGGAGAGGGAACGGCTTctccaagaagaaaaagtaagacTGAAGGAGGAAGAACTTTCCCaggtgaaggagaaggtggtCCAGCAGGAAGTCGTGAAGTACGAGCAGGATCCTGCCTTGAAAGCTGAGGTGAACTCCTTCTCGCAGAGCATCGAGAGCGAGCTGAAGCAGATCGATGGCCTCCGTGAGGAGCTGCGCAAGCTGCAGAGGAGACGCTCCGAGCTGGAGcggcagctggaggagctggagaaggagagacAGGCCCGCAGGGAGGCCGAGCTGGAGGTGCAGAGGCTCAGGATCCGCCTGAACGAGCTGGAAgaacaggaaagagaaacaacAGAACGAGTGACTGTGAAACAGAAAGTGATCCTTCAGCAAGATccccagcaggagaaggagcactCCCTCCTCAAGCTGGAGTTAGAAGAAGAGAAGCACCGCAGACAAGTCCTGCAAACCGAGCTAGAAGCCCTGAGAAAGAAGCTCCTTTCTTTGGAGAAGATGGAGGTCAAGGAGAAAGTGGTCTTTTCAGAGAGTGTCCAAGTGGACAAAGGAGACACAGAGTATGAGATTCAAAAGCTGAAGAGTAACCTGGAGGAAGAAAGTAGGCGCAAGAGGGAGCTGGATGCAGATATCAACCGCCTGGAAACCAGGCTGTCCGAGGTGGAATTCAACAACTCCAAGTCATCAAAGGAGCTAGACTTGTTAAGGGAGGAAAACCACAAGCTCCACCTTGAGAAACAGAACCTACTGATGGAAACAAGGAGACTGCAGTCAGAGATTGAACTCACTGCAACAGAAGCTCAGGATCTGAGAAACATGACCCACATGGACAGTGGAATAAACCTGGACTCCAGGTTCCAAGCTTTGGAAAGAGAGTTAGAGGATCTGAAGCAGTTATCCAGAGAAAAAGATGCAGAGATTGAGCAACTCCAGAACCGCCTGAAGACAGTGGCTATCAAGAGGGAGCAACGAGAGAACCACCTGAGGCGCTCCATCGTAGTCATTGACCCCGACACCGGAAAAGAGATGTCTCCAGAAGAAGCTCACGTGTTTGGCCTCATTGAATGGAGCCTGTTTGTCAAACTGAAGAGCCAGGAATGCGACTGGGAGGAGATCTCAATCAAGGGTCCCAACGGGGAATCGTCCGTGATCCTCGACAGGAAGTCTGGCAGGGAGTTCTCCATCGAGGACGCCCTGAAGAGCGGGAGGCTCACCGCGGCCCAGTACGACAGTTACCTCAACAAGGAGATGTCcatccaggagctggcagtCCTGGTGTCCGGAAGCAATTACACCGCGCTCGCTCCACTCTAG